A portion of the Cellulophaga algicola DSM 14237 genome contains these proteins:
- a CDS encoding DUF6452 family protein yields the protein MSKLIYILALSVVVFAFNSCEKDDICVDGDTPLLVIRFYDATITTDLKAPSNLQVKGLLDTGEYGDIITNTSTDSIQIPLRIDGLSTTYNLSINATTDAENANEDVLIFDYTTKEVFISRACGYVVNYEELTNELTTDTDNWIKNIEIINTTVEDQTTAHVKIYH from the coding sequence ATGAGTAAACTAATATATATACTAGCCTTATCTGTAGTGGTATTTGCCTTTAATTCTTGCGAAAAAGATGATATCTGTGTAGATGGTGATACACCACTTTTAGTGATTAGGTTTTACGATGCCACAATAACTACAGATTTAAAAGCACCAAGCAACTTGCAAGTTAAAGGCCTTTTAGATACTGGTGAGTATGGGGATATCATTACAAATACGTCTACTGATTCTATTCAAATTCCATTGCGTATAGATGGTTTATCTACGACTTATAATTTATCTATAAACGCTACCACAGATGCTGAAAATGCAAATGAAGATGTTTTAATTTTTGATTACACGACTAAAGAAGTTTTTATATCTAGAGCCTGTGGCTATGTAGTTAATTACGAAGAATTAACAAATGAATTAACTACAGATACAGATAATTGGATTAAAAATATAGAAATAATTAATACTACTGTTGAAGATCAAACCACTGCGCATGTTAAAATATATCATTAG
- the rlmD gene encoding 23S rRNA (uracil(1939)-C(5))-methyltransferase RlmD: MRRKSNKTKTIFENVTVVDAGAKGKTIGKAPDGRVIFLNNTVPGDVVDVQTTKKRKAYFEGTAINFHTLSDKRVTPVCQHFGTCGGCKWQDMGYDHQLFYKQKEVENNLRRIGHLELPEITPILGSKKQYFYRNKMEFSFSDSRWLSLDEIKSDEEIKDRNALGFHIPGMWDKILDIEKCHLQEDPSNAIRLETKDFALKNDMSFFNPRNQHGLLRTMMIRTTSTGEIMVMVQFFENDKNKRELLLNHLQLKFPEITALLYVVNEKQNDTIYDQEIVCFAGRDHIFEEMEGLKFKINAKSFYQTNSDQAYELYKITRDFAGLTGNELVYDLYTGTGTIAQFVAKKAKKVVGIEAVPEAIEDAKANAIFNKIENTSFFAGDMKNIFNEEFIRENGTPDIIITDPPRDGMHKDVVAQILAIAPQKVVYVSCNSATQARDLELMKDDYKITKTQAVDMFPQTHHVENVVLLEKRY, encoded by the coding sequence ATGCGTAGAAAAAGTAATAAAACAAAAACTATTTTTGAAAATGTAACCGTAGTTGATGCCGGAGCAAAAGGCAAAACTATAGGCAAAGCTCCAGACGGTCGTGTTATCTTTTTAAATAACACAGTACCTGGTGATGTTGTTGATGTTCAAACTACAAAGAAAAGAAAAGCCTATTTTGAAGGTACTGCTATAAACTTCCATACGCTTTCTGATAAGAGAGTAACACCTGTATGCCAACACTTTGGTACCTGTGGAGGTTGTAAATGGCAAGATATGGGTTATGACCATCAACTTTTTTACAAACAAAAAGAGGTTGAAAATAACTTAAGGCGTATTGGCCATTTAGAACTTCCTGAAATTACGCCTATTTTAGGATCTAAAAAACAGTATTTCTATCGCAATAAAATGGAATTCTCTTTTTCTGATAGTCGATGGTTATCTTTAGATGAAATAAAATCTGATGAAGAAATTAAAGACAGAAATGCTTTAGGTTTTCACATACCAGGAATGTGGGATAAAATATTAGATATAGAAAAGTGTCATTTACAGGAAGACCCTTCTAATGCCATACGTTTAGAAACTAAAGATTTTGCTCTTAAAAATGATATGTCCTTTTTTAATCCAAGAAATCAGCATGGGTTATTAAGAACTATGATGATTCGTACAACATCAACTGGAGAAATAATGGTGATGGTACAATTTTTTGAAAATGATAAAAATAAAAGAGAACTTCTTTTAAATCATTTACAACTTAAATTTCCTGAAATCACGGCACTATTATATGTGGTAAACGAAAAACAGAACGATACTATCTACGATCAAGAAATAGTATGTTTTGCCGGACGCGATCATATTTTTGAAGAAATGGAAGGCTTAAAATTTAAAATTAACGCAAAATCTTTCTATCAAACAAACTCAGATCAAGCCTACGAACTGTATAAAATAACAAGAGATTTTGCTGGTTTAACAGGTAATGAATTGGTATATGATTTATATACTGGAACAGGTACCATTGCACAATTTGTAGCTAAAAAAGCTAAGAAAGTTGTAGGTATAGAAGCGGTGCCAGAAGCTATAGAAGACGCTAAGGCAAATGCTATTTTTAATAAAATTGAAAATACCTCTTTCTTCGCTGGAGATATGAAGAATATATTTAATGAAGAATTTATACGTGAGAATGGCACTCCAGATATTATCATTACAGATCCTCCAAGAGACGGAATGCATAAAGATGTGGTTGCTCAAATTCTAGCAATTGCTCCTCAAAAAGTAGTTTATGTAAGTTGTAATAGTGCCACACAAGCACGAGATTTAGAACTAATGAAGGACGACTACAAAATTACAAAAACACAAGCTGTAGATATGTTTCCACAAACACATCATGTCGAAAATGTTGTACTTTTGGAAAAGCGATACTAA
- the rocD gene encoding ornithine--oxo-acid transaminase yields the protein MAILETMTSKDVIALEDKHGAHNYHPLPVVLNRGEGVFVWDVEGKKYYDFLSAYSAVNQGHCHPEIVGAMTKQAQTLTLTSRAFYNDVLGKYEKYATETFGFDKLLPMNTGAEAVETALKICRKWAYEKKGIPENQAEIVVCENNFHGRTTTIISFSNDPVARKNFGPYTDGFLKIEYDNIKALQEVLEQNKNIAGFLVEPIQGEAGVYVPSENYLKDAKALCVKHNVLFIADEVQTGIARTGRLLATCGNCSCADKHCSGTPEVKADILILGKALSGGAYPVSAVLANDAIMGVIQPGNHGSTFGGNPIAAAVGIAALEVIKNENLAQNAFDLGELFRAELNKFIPTSSIVNAVRGKGLLNAILINDTEDSSTAWDICMALKENGLLAKPTHGNIIRFAPPLVMTKEQLLDCVAIITKTLKKFEK from the coding sequence ATGGCTATTTTAGAAACAATGACTTCTAAGGACGTAATCGCATTAGAAGACAAGCACGGAGCACACAATTATCATCCATTACCTGTAGTATTAAACAGAGGCGAAGGCGTTTTTGTTTGGGATGTAGAGGGTAAAAAGTATTATGATTTTTTATCAGCTTATTCCGCAGTAAATCAAGGACATTGTCATCCTGAAATTGTTGGAGCAATGACTAAGCAAGCGCAGACACTTACATTAACCTCTAGAGCATTTTATAATGATGTCTTAGGGAAGTATGAAAAGTATGCAACAGAAACCTTTGGTTTTGATAAGTTGTTGCCTATGAACACAGGTGCAGAAGCAGTAGAAACCGCTTTGAAGATTTGTAGAAAATGGGCTTACGAGAAAAAAGGGATTCCAGAAAATCAGGCAGAGATTGTAGTTTGTGAAAATAATTTTCATGGAAGAACAACTACCATTATTTCCTTTTCTAATGATCCAGTTGCACGTAAGAATTTTGGACCTTACACAGACGGGTTTTTAAAAATTGAGTACGACAATATAAAAGCACTACAAGAAGTTTTAGAACAAAATAAAAATATTGCAGGTTTTTTAGTAGAGCCAATACAAGGAGAAGCAGGTGTTTATGTGCCTTCTGAAAATTATTTGAAGGACGCTAAAGCACTTTGTGTAAAGCACAATGTATTGTTTATAGCAGATGAAGTGCAGACAGGTATCGCTAGAACAGGGAGGCTTTTAGCTACCTGTGGTAATTGTAGCTGCGCTGATAAACATTGTAGTGGTACTCCGGAGGTAAAAGCTGATATCCTAATATTAGGAAAGGCGTTATCTGGTGGGGCATATCCAGTATCTGCCGTTTTAGCTAATGATGCTATTATGGGGGTTATTCAACCAGGAAACCATGGTAGTACATTTGGTGGTAATCCTATTGCAGCAGCTGTAGGTATTGCAGCATTGGAAGTGATTAAAAATGAAAACCTTGCGCAGAATGCTTTCGATTTAGGGGAACTGTTTAGAGCAGAATTAAATAAATTCATACCAACAAGTTCTATCGTCAATGCGGTACGTGGTAAAGGCTTGTTAAATGCTATTTTGATTAATGATACCGAAGATAGTTCTACGGCTTGGGATATTTGTATGGCTTTAAAAGAAAACGGACTCTTAGCGAAGCCTACGCATGGAAACATCATCCGTTTTGCACCGCCTTTAGTTATGACTAAAGAGCAGTTGTTAGATTGTGTTGCTATTATCACAAAAACACTTAAGAAGTTTGAGAAATAA
- a CDS encoding CCC motif membrane protein, translating to MNQQSLPGASEALTYGILSIVLTLFCCGPFGAVFSFLGISNANKAHKLYLQNTGEYAGYENSKTGKILSYVGLAIAAIYLLFFLLYFGVIIAFIVAVAAEGNY from the coding sequence ATGAATCAACAATCATTACCAGGGGCTAGCGAAGCCCTAACTTATGGGATTCTATCTATTGTTTTAACTTTATTTTGCTGTGGACCTTTCGGAGCTGTATTTAGCTTTTTAGGAATTTCCAATGCAAATAAAGCACACAAGCTTTACCTACAAAATACTGGAGAATATGCAGGATATGAAAACTCTAAAACAGGGAAAATTCTATCTTATGTAGGTCTAGCTATTGCTGCAATATATTTATTATTTTTCCTTTTATACTTTGGGGTCATTATTGCTTTTATCGTTGCTGTAGCTGCCGAAGGAAATTATTAA
- a CDS encoding CCC motif membrane protein produces the protein MEQQKLPNATMIIVLSIFGYLCCCFAGLGMIPSGIAFFMATKAEKLNNENPEIYDNYSTIKTGKIVAIIAVVLNILMLIRWIYIFATGGFDTFQEQYDEMIRQIEAAQ, from the coding sequence ATGGAACAACAAAAACTACCTAATGCAACCATGATAATCGTTCTTAGTATTTTCGGATACTTATGCTGCTGTTTTGCTGGACTTGGCATGATACCGTCAGGAATTGCATTTTTCATGGCAACTAAAGCTGAAAAACTAAATAACGAAAATCCAGAAATTTATGACAATTACAGTACCATTAAAACTGGAAAAATTGTTGCAATAATTGCTGTTGTATTAAACATTCTTATGCTTATAAGATGGATTTATATTTTTGCAACTGGTGGATTTGACACGTTTCAAGAGCAATATGATGAGATGATAAGACAAATTGAAGCTGCACAATAA
- a CDS encoding CCC motif membrane protein: protein MEQQKLPNATLIIVLGILGYLCCCFAGLGIIPAGVAFFMATKSQKLYEQKPEVYDNYSSIKTGKIVALIAVILNILMIINVIYILSSAGWEAWSTEFSRQWTESLESGGNY, encoded by the coding sequence ATGGAACAACAAAAACTACCCAATGCAACACTAATAATTGTTTTAGGAATATTGGGGTATCTATGCTGTTGTTTTGCTGGGCTTGGAATAATACCCGCTGGAGTTGCATTTTTCATGGCTACTAAGTCACAGAAATTATATGAACAAAAACCAGAAGTATATGATAATTATAGTAGTATTAAAACTGGTAAAATTGTTGCATTGATTGCAGTGATATTAAATATATTGATGATAATTAACGTTATTTACATCTTATCTAGTGCAGGCTGGGAAGCTTGGTCTACAGAATTTTCAAGACAATGGACTGAAAGTCTAGAGTCTGGAGGTAATTATTAA
- a CDS encoding DUF2752 domain-containing protein, protein MQLTIFFLKLEEYMLPCFSKKIFGMDCPGCGIQRSVSLILQGEFGAAFKMYPAIYTLLLLFGFLLVNNFFNIKAANKIIITLTSISVLLILTNYILKFL, encoded by the coding sequence ATGCAGCTTACCATCTTTTTTTTAAAATTAGAAGAGTATATGCTACCCTGTTTTAGCAAAAAAATATTTGGAATGGATTGTCCTGGTTGTGGGATTCAACGGTCTGTTTCATTGATTCTACAAGGTGAATTTGGTGCTGCTTTTAAAATGTATCCTGCAATTTACACCTTACTTTTACTCTTTGGCTTTTTGCTGGTCAATAATTTTTTCAATATTAAAGCTGCTAATAAAATAATTATCACCCTTACCAGTATTAGTGTCCTATTGATACTGACTAATTATATTTTAAAATTTTTATAG
- a CDS encoding Smr/MutS family protein has product MTFKVDDRVEAMDDTITGVVKELKGEKVTVLSDDGFLLIYHPSELIKIIKDRNLTVSNFEVAKIKSEKAIPKKRNSQIVRPKERSAPKMEVDLHIHNLVPTQRGMSNYDMLNIQLDTAKRQLEFAVRKKIQKVVFIHGVGQGVLKEELHYLFGRYDNVKYYDADYQKYGLGATEIYIFQNA; this is encoded by the coding sequence ATGACTTTTAAGGTTGATGATCGAGTTGAAGCTATGGATGATACAATTACAGGTGTCGTTAAAGAGTTAAAAGGGGAGAAGGTTACTGTTTTAAGTGATGATGGTTTTTTATTAATATACCATCCGTCAGAACTAATAAAAATTATAAAAGACCGTAACCTTACGGTATCTAATTTTGAGGTTGCAAAAATTAAATCTGAAAAAGCGATTCCGAAAAAACGAAATTCACAAATTGTTAGACCTAAGGAACGTTCTGCTCCTAAAATGGAAGTAGATTTACACATACATAATTTAGTTCCTACTCAAAGAGGTATGTCTAACTATGATATGCTAAACATACAATTGGATACCGCTAAAAGACAACTGGAATTTGCAGTTCGGAAAAAAATACAGAAAGTAGTTTTTATTCATGGGGTAGGACAAGGAGTTCTTAAAGAAGAACTACACTATCTTTTTGGTCGGTATGATAACGTGAAATATTATGATGCAGATTACCAAAAATATGGATTAGGAGCCACTGAAATTTATATTTTTCAGAACGCTTAG
- a CDS encoding cysteine desulfurase family protein: protein MRKVYLDNAATTQVRASVIKKMQDALAECYGNPSSTHSFGRTAKTAIERTRKTIAKYINAHPSEIIFTSGGTEADNMILRCAVRDAKVTTIITTKIEHHAVLHTVEELEKEYGIAVAYVDLDEFGNPKFSHLESLLQADDSKKLVSLMHVNNEIGNITPIGEIASLCKKYNALFHSDTVQSLGHLPFDVQAISADFLTAAAHKFHGPKGIGFAFVRRNSGLKPMIFGGSQERGFRAGTEAFHNIVGLEEAFVCAYDHLEEEKAYVTGLKTYFIDSLKKAIPGVIFNGHSGDLEKSTYTLVNVRLPFDAQKSLMLLFQLDIKGIACSKGSACQSGSDLGSHVLTEILNSEEMKKPSIRFSFSKFTTEEDLDYVIQELKTFSEN from the coding sequence ATGCGAAAAGTATATTTAGATAATGCAGCAACAACGCAGGTAAGAGCATCTGTAATTAAAAAAATGCAAGATGCTTTAGCAGAATGCTATGGAAACCCTTCTTCTACACATAGTTTTGGGCGTACTGCTAAAACTGCGATAGAAAGAACAAGAAAAACAATTGCTAAATATATTAACGCTCATCCTTCTGAAATTATATTTACTTCTGGTGGTACAGAAGCAGATAATATGATTCTACGTTGCGCTGTTCGCGATGCGAAAGTAACTACAATCATTACCACAAAAATTGAGCATCACGCAGTACTTCATACCGTAGAAGAATTAGAAAAAGAATATGGTATTGCTGTGGCTTATGTAGATTTAGACGAATTTGGAAATCCTAAGTTTTCACATCTAGAGTCTTTATTGCAAGCAGATGATTCTAAAAAGTTAGTGAGTTTGATGCATGTAAATAATGAAATTGGAAATATTACTCCAATAGGAGAAATAGCAAGTTTATGTAAAAAATATAATGCGCTGTTTCATTCTGATACAGTACAGTCTTTAGGTCATTTGCCTTTTGATGTTCAGGCTATTTCTGCTGATTTCTTAACAGCAGCAGCACACAAATTTCATGGCCCAAAAGGAATAGGTTTTGCTTTTGTGCGAAGAAATTCAGGGCTTAAACCAATGATTTTTGGAGGCTCACAAGAACGAGGGTTTAGGGCAGGAACAGAAGCATTTCATAATATTGTAGGTTTAGAAGAGGCCTTTGTTTGTGCTTATGATCATCTTGAAGAAGAAAAGGCCTATGTTACGGGCTTAAAAACCTATTTCATAGACAGCCTAAAGAAGGCTATCCCTGGTGTTATTTTTAATGGGCATTCGGGAGATTTAGAAAAAAGCACCTATACTTTAGTAAACGTAAGGTTACCTTTTGACGCGCAAAAATCCTTAATGTTACTTTTTCAGTTAGATATAAAAGGTATTGCATGTTCTAAAGGAAGTGCTTGTCAATCTGGAAGCGATTTAGGCTCGCATGTGCTTACGGAAATCTTAAACTCAGAAGAAATGAAAAAACCATCAATCCGATTTTCATTTTCAAAATTCACTACAGAAGAAGATCTAGACTACGTGATTCAAGAATTAAAAACTTTTTCAGAAAATTAA
- a CDS encoding DUF4136 domain-containing protein codes for MKKFSFIFLIFITQFSFSQKDIYESPKFNELSKDHKELAILPFFTDLDLKETLSKEEKKALEQKEGYAVQDALEIYFSQPKKKKKFTVEFQNTKNTNAILAQNNINYDNIDIYSIKDLCKILNVDGIISGNTHLNILLSDGIPTEFSFMDYILGEANYGRIGIKISDGETGKLLWRYEKKINKKSGKNTRDLIDLMMKQAIKKFPYDTERVKNKKQN; via the coding sequence ATGAAAAAATTCAGCTTTATATTTTTAATATTTATTACACAATTCTCTTTTTCACAAAAAGATATTTATGAAAGTCCAAAATTTAATGAACTTTCTAAAGATCATAAAGAGTTAGCTATTTTGCCTTTTTTTACAGATTTAGATTTAAAAGAAACTTTATCTAAAGAAGAGAAGAAAGCATTAGAGCAAAAAGAAGGCTATGCCGTACAGGACGCTTTAGAAATCTATTTTTCGCAGCCTAAAAAGAAAAAGAAATTTACAGTAGAATTTCAAAATACAAAAAACACCAATGCTATTCTTGCTCAAAACAATATCAATTATGATAACATTGATATCTATAGCATAAAAGATTTATGTAAAATTTTAAATGTAGACGGTATTATTAGCGGAAACACACATCTAAACATTTTATTATCTGATGGAATCCCTACAGAATTTAGCTTTATGGACTATATTTTAGGAGAAGCAAATTACGGAAGAATAGGCATAAAAATTAGTGATGGCGAAACAGGAAAATTACTTTGGCGCTATGAAAAGAAAATCAATAAAAAATCTGGTAAGAATACACGAGATTTAATTGATTTAATGATGAAACAAGCTATAAAGAAATTTCCTTATGATACTGAAAGGGTAAAAAATAAAAAACAGAATTAA
- a CDS encoding TonB-dependent receptor, which translates to MKCIKLLCLLLFPAVLIAQKATITGVILDANNLPLSNTNVRTILNGSVSDSTGFYFLEIDADQQINIIFSHLGYKDVILNKLLLTTNETFEFNPILRTDITQIDEVTITASGKKTAGAITTIAPEIIRLIPGANAGVENVMKLLPGVSSNNELSTQYNVRGGNYDENLVYVNEIEVYRPFLIRSGQQESLSFINSSMIQNVKFSSGGFQAKYGDKLSSVLDITYKKPVSFGLQIDANLLGASATLETSSKNKKLNSITGIRYRDNSLLINSQETITNINPIAFDFQTYENYTVSKKLEIGFLGTLSSNEYRNNPTSRTTNFGTLNEPKSLTVYYAGQEQNQYKTVSGALKATFHVNKNTTLKLIPSIYHTVEEESSDIIAQYQLGAISSDFGEVSNRRRLGTQFNSARNTLDALIFNLEHKGIFNKNEGKLEWGIKYSHEDIRDQLRESEFLDSLGFLIRPSNIDFINNQPADPFDAPILALESVNATNYVQTDRVATFVQYSKQLDWKSNAVYFNLGARSQHWSVSGKNISTNSQTVFSPRAQIALKPNWKKDMFFKIAAGVYHQPPFYREFRAANGSVNPDVKAQKSIHTVLTNEYSFILWDSPFKLISEAYYKDLSNVNTYTVEDVRIRYAANNNANAYAYGAEFRLNGAFVPGTESWVSLGYMKTEENSDNRGFIARPTDQRIKVGILFQDYIPTIPDVKMYLNLVYSTGLPGGSPNYSDPYLFNNRLRDYKRADLGISYTFVDENKRAAKNSWFRGFRELSGGFELFNLFNNQNSITNTWVRDIDTKQQFAVPNYLTSRILNLRIRMRF; encoded by the coding sequence TTGAAATGTATTAAATTACTTTGTCTTCTCTTATTCCCTGCTGTTCTAATAGCCCAAAAAGCTACTATAACTGGGGTTATTCTAGACGCTAATAATTTACCCCTTTCTAATACTAATGTGCGCACCATTTTAAATGGATCAGTATCAGATAGTACCGGATTTTACTTTTTAGAGATTGATGCTGACCAACAAATCAATATCATATTTTCACACCTAGGATATAAGGATGTTATTTTAAATAAATTACTCCTAACCACTAACGAGACATTTGAGTTTAACCCTATTTTACGAACAGACATTACTCAAATAGACGAAGTAACCATTACCGCTTCTGGCAAAAAAACTGCAGGGGCTATTACTACTATAGCTCCTGAAATAATCAGATTAATACCAGGAGCAAATGCAGGCGTAGAAAACGTCATGAAATTATTGCCAGGAGTATCTTCTAATAATGAATTAAGTACCCAGTATAATGTTCGCGGAGGTAATTATGATGAAAACCTAGTCTATGTTAATGAAATTGAGGTTTACAGACCTTTTCTAATACGATCTGGGCAACAAGAAAGTTTGAGTTTCATAAATAGTTCTATGATCCAAAATGTAAAATTTTCATCTGGTGGTTTTCAAGCAAAATACGGAGATAAACTTTCGTCGGTTTTAGATATCACTTACAAAAAACCGGTCTCATTTGGGTTACAAATAGATGCTAATTTATTAGGAGCTAGTGCAACTTTAGAAACCAGCAGTAAAAATAAAAAACTCAATTCTATTACTGGAATTAGGTACAGAGACAACAGCTTACTAATTAACTCACAAGAAACTATAACAAATATTAATCCTATTGCTTTTGATTTTCAAACGTATGAAAATTATACGGTATCAAAAAAATTAGAAATTGGCTTTTTAGGCACATTATCCTCAAATGAGTACCGCAACAACCCAACCTCTAGAACCACAAATTTTGGAACACTAAACGAGCCAAAATCGCTTACCGTCTATTACGCTGGCCAAGAACAAAATCAATATAAAACAGTATCAGGAGCGCTAAAAGCAACTTTTCATGTCAATAAAAATACTACGCTCAAACTTATTCCATCTATATATCATACGGTTGAAGAAGAATCATCAGATATTATTGCACAATACCAATTAGGAGCTATAAGTTCTGATTTTGGAGAGGTTTCTAATCGTAGAAGGTTGGGTACACAATTTAATAGCGCTAGAAATACATTAGATGCGTTAATATTTAACTTAGAACACAAAGGTATTTTTAATAAGAATGAGGGTAAATTAGAATGGGGCATAAAGTATAGTCATGAAGACATTAGAGATCAATTAAGGGAGTCCGAATTCTTAGATTCATTAGGATTTCTAATAAGGCCAAGTAATATCGATTTTATAAATAACCAACCGGCAGATCCTTTTGATGCTCCTATACTTGCTCTTGAAAGTGTAAATGCCACAAATTATGTACAAACAGATAGAGTAGCTACTTTTGTACAATATAGCAAGCAATTAGATTGGAAGTCTAATGCAGTGTATTTTAATTTAGGTGCGCGAAGTCAACATTGGTCTGTCTCAGGAAAAAATATTTCAACCAATTCTCAAACAGTTTTTAGTCCTAGAGCACAAATAGCCCTAAAACCAAATTGGAAAAAAGATATGTTTTTTAAAATTGCAGCAGGTGTTTATCATCAACCGCCATTTTATCGCGAATTTAGAGCTGCTAATGGCAGTGTAAATCCTGATGTAAAAGCGCAGAAGTCTATTCATACTGTATTAACAAATGAATATAGCTTTATTCTTTGGGACAGTCCTTTTAAACTAATTAGCGAGGCCTATTATAAAGATTTAAGCAACGTAAACACCTATACGGTTGAAGATGTGCGTATTCGTTATGCTGCTAATAACAATGCCAATGCATATGCTTACGGAGCCGAATTTAGATTAAATGGCGCTTTTGTTCCTGGAACAGAATCTTGGGTTAGTTTAGGATATATGAAAACTGAAGAGAATAGTGATAACCGCGGGTTTATTGCTCGCCCTACAGACCAACGTATTAAAGTAGGTATTCTATTTCAAGATTATATCCCGACCATACCTGATGTTAAAATGTATTTAAATTTGGTTTATAGTACTGGGCTTCCAGGAGGTTCTCCTAATTATTCAGACCCCTATTTATTTAATAATAGATTAAGAGATTATAAACGGGCAGATTTAGGAATTTCGTATACTTTTGTAGACGAAAACAAAAGAGCCGCTAAAAATAGTTGGTTTCGCGGATTTAGAGAATTATCAGGTGGATTTGAATTGTTTAATTTATTCAACAATCAAAATTCTATAACAAACACTTGGGTTCGTGATATAGACACCAAACAACAATTTGCAGTGCCAAATTATTTAACAAGTCGGATTTTAAATTTAAGGATTCGCATGCGATTTTAG